The Deinococcus wulumuqiensis R12 genome has a window encoding:
- a CDS encoding phosphoribosyltransferase family protein: MKTYTVQVGDVTRDLPLMEVPGGLRVALFNMLGDTEVTEAAGKALAAKLPSDVEVLVTPEVKAVSLAHVISRESGKPYIVIRKTQKPYMHDPVAREVVSITTGKPQLLVLDGFDVDKLRGKRVAIVDDVVSSGGTLHSITEILNEVGAEVAAVVAVFTEGQERPEVTALGHLPLFTEERVEG; encoded by the coding sequence GTGAAGACCTACACCGTACAAGTGGGCGACGTCACGCGCGACCTGCCGCTGATGGAAGTGCCCGGCGGCCTGCGCGTGGCCCTGTTCAACATGCTGGGCGACACCGAAGTGACCGAAGCGGCGGGCAAAGCGCTCGCGGCCAAGCTGCCCAGTGATGTCGAGGTGCTCGTCACTCCCGAGGTCAAGGCCGTGTCGCTCGCGCACGTCATCAGCCGCGAGTCGGGCAAGCCCTACATCGTGATTCGCAAGACGCAAAAGCCCTACATGCACGACCCGGTGGCCCGCGAAGTGGTCAGCATCACCACCGGCAAGCCGCAACTGCTGGTGCTCGACGGCTTCGACGTGGACAAGCTGCGCGGCAAGCGCGTCGCCATCGTGGACGACGTGGTGTCCAGCGGCGGCACCCTGCACTCCATCACCGAGATTCTGAACGAGGTGGGGGCCGAGGTCGCGGCGGTGGTCGCCGTCTTCACCGAAGGGCAGGAACGCCCCGAGGTGACGGCGCTGGGGCACCTGCCGCTGTTTACGGAGGAGAGGGTGGAGGGGTGA
- a CDS encoding NUDIX domain-containing protein: MNLSRTLPIKRAAHVYLVRGEELLLVEERMDDGSIFYGLPGGKAHAGETLADAAVRQVRVETGLHVTNLEFVSLLEGELLTGTRNECFATFARFTATFHGELDPTDPEVVGVKWVPFEQVEGLVRYGPPPECEERNPLIWLPTRDFIAGKARAYYPI, from the coding sequence ATGAACCTTTCGCGCACGCTGCCCATCAAGCGGGCCGCCCACGTCTATCTGGTGCGGGGTGAAGAACTGCTTCTGGTCGAAGAACGCATGGACGACGGCTCGATTTTCTACGGTCTGCCCGGCGGCAAGGCCCACGCGGGCGAAACGCTGGCCGACGCCGCCGTGCGGCAGGTGCGGGTCGAAACCGGCCTGCACGTCACCAACCTCGAATTCGTCAGCCTGCTCGAAGGCGAGCTGCTGACCGGCACCCGCAACGAGTGCTTTGCGACCTTCGCCCGCTTTACCGCCACGTTTCACGGCGAACTCGACCCCACCGACCCCGAGGTGGTGGGCGTCAAATGGGTGCCGTTCGAGCAGGTGGAGGGTCTGGTGCGCTACGGCCCCCCGCCCGAATGCGAGGAACGCAACCCGCTGATCTGGCTGCCCACCCGCGACTTTATCGCCGGGAAGGCGCGGGCCTACTACCCGATTTGA
- a CDS encoding M1 family metallopeptidase, giving the protein MRRAGRLLLPLVLAGAACGQSVGDSIFPALGQRGLDVQHYDLHLTVPRPGSPELSGDVTLTVGSREVLTRVVLDLLGPQVSAAQWNGQSVRWVQRAQKVEVTLPRPLHPGETGRLRLSYAGNGARSGSADLPLRPGWQTEGGLSYALSEPDGTRGFLPCNDHPSDPATFTVRVTVPAGASAAASGLFTAQTERGGLRTLTFTQREPVPTYALGLIVGALQRRSEPEVRLGNQTVLRRDVYAAGLPVGAAIPAGETARMLRVLTEWLGPYPGEVYGVALLPVRQLALETAGLTTLPAASNQERVRLHELAHQWFGNRVTLADWGDSWLNESFATYAELLWAESQGADGQALAAEWYAVLTAQASRPLRATTPAQLFDASAYFRGALALHALRLEVGDAAFRGLLRTYVATFTDRPVSAAALLTLVKTELGPAAEQTLRLWAEHGELPPLPGR; this is encoded by the coding sequence TTGAGGCGCGCCGGACGGCTGCTGCTTCCGCTGGTCCTGGCGGGCGCGGCCTGCGGGCAGAGCGTCGGCGACTCTATTTTTCCGGCACTCGGGCAGCGCGGCCTGGACGTGCAGCATTACGACCTGCACCTGACCGTGCCGCGCCCCGGAAGTCCAGAACTGAGCGGCGACGTGACGCTGACCGTCGGCAGCCGCGAAGTGCTCACGCGCGTCGTCCTCGACCTGCTGGGGCCGCAGGTCAGCGCGGCGCAGTGGAACGGGCAGAGCGTGCGCTGGGTGCAGCGGGCGCAGAAGGTGGAAGTGACGTTGCCCCGGCCTCTGCACCCCGGCGAGACGGGCCGCCTGCGCCTGAGCTACGCCGGGAACGGTGCCCGCAGCGGCAGCGCCGACTTGCCGCTGCGCCCCGGCTGGCAGACCGAAGGGGGGCTGAGCTACGCCCTGAGCGAACCCGACGGCACCCGGGGCTTCCTGCCGTGCAACGACCACCCGTCCGACCCCGCGACCTTCACGGTGCGGGTCACCGTCCCGGCGGGCGCCTCGGCGGCGGCCAGCGGGCTGTTTACGGCGCAGACCGAACGTGGCGGACTCAGGACCCTGACCTTTACCCAGCGTGAGCCGGTGCCCACCTACGCGCTCGGCCTCATCGTGGGCGCCTTGCAGCGGCGCAGCGAGCCGGAAGTTCGGCTGGGCAACCAGACGGTGCTGCGACGGGACGTGTACGCGGCGGGACTGCCAGTCGGGGCGGCCATTCCTGCCGGAGAAACCGCACGGATGCTGCGCGTGCTGACCGAGTGGCTTGGCCCCTACCCCGGCGAGGTCTACGGCGTGGCCCTGCTGCCGGTGCGGCAACTGGCGCTGGAAACCGCTGGCCTGACCACCCTGCCCGCCGCGTCCAACCAGGAGCGGGTGCGGCTGCACGAGCTGGCGCACCAGTGGTTCGGCAACCGGGTCACGCTGGCCGACTGGGGCGACAGCTGGCTGAACGAGAGTTTTGCCACCTACGCCGAACTGCTGTGGGCCGAGAGCCAGGGCGCAGACGGGCAGGCCCTCGCCGCCGAGTGGTACGCCGTGCTCACCGCGCAGGCGTCACGACCCCTCCGGGCGACGACGCCAGCACAACTGTTCGACGCCAGCGCCTACTTTCGCGGCGCCCTGGCCCTGCACGCCCTGCGACTGGAGGTGGGCGACGCGGCGTTCAGAGGATTGTTACGAACCTACGTCGCCACCTTCACAGACCGCCCGGTTTCGGCGGCGGCGCTGCTGACGCTGGTGAAGACGGAACTGGGGCCAGCCGCCGAGCAGACTCTGCGCCTGTGGGCCGAACACGGCGAACTGCCGCCCCTGCCCGGACGCTGA
- a CDS encoding O-acetylhomoserine aminocarboxypropyltransferase/cysteine synthase family protein produces the protein MTDATKLHFDTLQVHAGQRPDPVTGAQQTPIYATNSYVFESPEHAADLFGLRQFGNIYSRIMNPTNDVFEQRVAALEGGVGALAVSSGHAAQLLTILTLAQAGDNIVSSPNLYGGTVNQFRVTLKRLGIEVRFTGRDERPEDFAALIDERTRAVYLETIGNPALNIPDFEGVAKVAHERGVAFVVDNTFGAGGYYCQPLRHGANIVTHSASKWIGGHGNGIGGVIVDGGNFDWGNGRYSLMTEPSPSYHGLKFWETFGQGNALGLPNVAFITRARTEGLRDLGTTLAPQQAWQFLQGLETLSLRAERHAQNALTLAQWLASHPDVTRVTYPGLSNHPHYDRAQTYLPRGAGAVLTFELRGGRAAGEAFIRSVKLAQHVANVGDTRTLVIHPASTTHSQLDEGAQAGAGVTPGLIRVSVGIEHIGDICDDFAQALAQAGEGERA, from the coding sequence ATGACCGATGCCACCAAACTGCATTTCGACACCCTCCAGGTCCACGCCGGGCAGCGCCCCGACCCCGTGACCGGAGCGCAGCAGACCCCCATCTACGCCACCAACTCCTACGTGTTCGAGTCGCCCGAGCACGCCGCCGACCTCTTCGGGCTGCGGCAGTTCGGCAACATCTACAGCCGCATCATGAACCCCACCAACGACGTGTTCGAGCAGCGGGTGGCCGCGCTTGAAGGCGGGGTGGGCGCTCTGGCGGTGTCGAGCGGACACGCGGCGCAACTGCTGACCATCCTGACGCTGGCGCAGGCGGGCGACAACATCGTGTCTTCGCCCAACCTGTACGGCGGCACCGTCAACCAGTTCCGGGTGACCCTGAAGCGGCTGGGCATCGAGGTGCGCTTTACCGGCAGAGACGAGCGCCCCGAGGACTTCGCCGCCCTCATCGACGAGCGCACGCGGGCGGTGTACCTCGAAACCATCGGCAATCCGGCGCTGAACATTCCCGATTTCGAGGGCGTGGCGAAGGTGGCCCACGAGCGCGGCGTGGCGTTTGTCGTGGACAACACCTTCGGGGCAGGCGGGTACTACTGCCAGCCGCTCAGACACGGCGCGAACATCGTGACGCACTCGGCGAGCAAGTGGATCGGCGGGCACGGCAACGGCATCGGCGGCGTCATTGTGGACGGGGGCAACTTCGACTGGGGCAACGGGCGTTATTCCCTCATGACCGAGCCTTCGCCCAGCTACCACGGCCTGAAGTTCTGGGAGACGTTCGGGCAAGGCAACGCGCTGGGGCTGCCCAACGTGGCCTTTATCACCCGCGCCCGCACCGAGGGGCTGCGCGACCTGGGCACCACCCTCGCGCCGCAGCAGGCGTGGCAGTTTCTGCAGGGGCTGGAGACCCTCAGCCTGCGGGCCGAGCGCCACGCCCAGAACGCGCTGACGCTGGCGCAGTGGCTCGCCTCGCACCCGGACGTGACGCGCGTGACCTATCCCGGCCTGAGCAACCACCCCCACTACGACCGGGCGCAGACCTACCTGCCGCGCGGGGCGGGCGCGGTACTCACCTTCGAACTGCGCGGAGGCCGGGCGGCGGGCGAGGCCTTCATCCGTTCGGTCAAGCTCGCGCAGCACGTCGCCAACGTGGGCGACACCCGCACGCTGGTCATCCACCCCGCCAGCACCACCCACAGCCAGCTCGACGAGGGAGCGCAGGCGGGCGCCGGGGTCACGCCGGGACTCATTCGGGTGTCGGTGGGCATCGAACACATCGGGGACATCTGCGACGATTTCGCGCAGGCACTGGCGCAAGCGGGCGAGGGAGAGCGGGCGTGA
- a CDS encoding alpha/beta fold hydrolase: MTAVFLGHSSSPLPAEEPACSGPQTVTLFRHAPLLLDCGRVLSDVRVAFHTYGEAREDATLVLHALTGDSAVHEWWPDFLGTGKPLDPSNDYVVCANVLGGCAGTTGAGELGGVPLTLRDMARVGRALLEHLGVRQVRVVGASMGGMLAYAWLLECPDLVERAVIIGAPARHSPWAIGLNTAARSAIRAAPGGEGLKVARQIAMLSYRSPESFSRTQAGERVPGVPAVTSYLHHQGEKLHARFCEQTYCALTAAMDAFQPTRADLNAVRVPVLVVGISSDVLYPAAEVRACAGELPRSEYWELDSIHGHDAFLMDPQDLPERVSEFLNR; encoded by the coding sequence GTGACCGCCGTGTTCCTGGGCCACTCCTCTTCCCCGCTCCCGGCCGAAGAACCGGCCTGTTCGGGGCCGCAGACCGTCACCCTGTTCCGGCACGCGCCGCTGCTCCTCGACTGCGGGCGCGTGCTCAGCGACGTGCGGGTGGCCTTTCACACCTACGGAGAAGCGCGGGAAGACGCCACGCTGGTGCTGCACGCCCTGACCGGAGACAGCGCCGTACACGAGTGGTGGCCCGATTTTCTGGGTACGGGCAAGCCGCTGGACCCGTCGAACGACTATGTCGTCTGCGCCAACGTCCTCGGCGGGTGCGCGGGGACGACGGGCGCGGGCGAACTGGGCGGAGTGCCGCTGACCCTGCGTGACATGGCCCGCGTGGGCCGCGCCCTGCTGGAGCACCTGGGTGTGCGGCAGGTGCGGGTGGTCGGCGCGAGCATGGGCGGCATGCTGGCCTACGCCTGGCTGCTGGAATGCCCCGACCTGGTGGAAAGGGCCGTGATTATCGGCGCTCCGGCGCGGCATTCGCCCTGGGCCATCGGGCTGAATACGGCGGCCCGCAGCGCGATTCGGGCGGCTCCCGGCGGCGAGGGGCTGAAAGTGGCGCGGCAAATCGCCATGCTGAGTTACCGCAGCCCCGAGAGCTTCAGCCGCACCCAGGCGGGCGAACGTGTGCCGGGGGTGCCCGCCGTCACGTCCTACCTGCACCACCAGGGCGAGAAACTGCACGCCCGTTTCTGCGAGCAGACCTACTGCGCCCTAACAGCGGCGATGGACGCTTTTCAGCCCACCCGCGCCGACCTGAACGCCGTGCGGGTGCCGGTGCTGGTGGTCGGCATCTCCAGCGACGTGCTTTATCCCGCTGCCGAGGTCAGGGCGTGCGCTGGAGAACTGCCCCGCAGCGAATACTGGGAACTGGATTCCATTCACGGCCACGACGCTTTCCTGATGGACCCGCAGGACTTGCCGGAACGGGTCAGCGAGTTTCTGAACCGCTAG
- the purH gene encoding bifunctional phosphoribosylaminoimidazolecarboxamide formyltransferase/IMP cyclohydrolase, whose product MATKRALLSVSDKTGIVEFAQELQARGWELLSTGGTFAALQAAGVSVTQVSDVTGFPEMMDGRVKTLHPAIHGGILARRGTAHMDELAAQSFGTIDLVCVNLYPFRETVARGAPDPEVIENIDIGGPAMIRSAAKNHEAVLILVDPADYALALQDEVSQADRRRLAAKAYGHTSGYDAAITAYLSGESDTIPTELPQTLDLHLTRVAQVRYGENPHQPGAIYRWGNARGPVIDAQVVAGKPMSFNNYADADAAWSLCQELAAQEQGAVCVAVKHANPCGVAVAENVATAWERARDADTLSVFGGVVAVSQPVDFAAAQSMKGTFLEVLIAPDVTPDAVEWFAAKKPDLRVLIAGQSEAVSVLDVRPLAGGFAVQERDRRPWDDLCPEVVTGRQPTEQEWDDLRFAWAVVKGARSNAVAICKGGVTVGLGAGAVSRIWAAERAVQNAGEGAQGAVLASEAFFPFDDVVRLAAAAGVTAILQPGGAKRDPEVIAACNELGISMVFTGSRHFRH is encoded by the coding sequence ATGGCAACAAAACGCGCCCTTCTTTCGGTCAGCGACAAGACCGGCATCGTCGAGTTCGCGCAGGAGCTTCAGGCACGCGGCTGGGAACTGCTCAGCACGGGCGGGACGTTCGCGGCGTTGCAGGCGGCAGGCGTCAGTGTGACGCAGGTCAGCGACGTGACCGGCTTTCCCGAGATGATGGATGGCCGGGTCAAGACGCTGCACCCCGCCATTCACGGCGGCATCCTGGCGCGGCGCGGCACGGCCCACATGGACGAACTCGCCGCGCAGAGCTTCGGCACCATCGACCTCGTGTGCGTCAACCTCTACCCCTTCCGCGAGACGGTGGCCCGGGGCGCACCCGACCCCGAAGTCATCGAGAACATCGACATCGGCGGCCCGGCCATGATCCGCTCGGCGGCCAAGAACCACGAAGCGGTGCTGATTCTGGTGGACCCCGCCGACTACGCGCTGGCCCTGCAGGACGAAGTGTCGCAGGCCGACCGCCGCCGCCTCGCCGCCAAGGCGTACGGGCACACCAGCGGGTACGACGCGGCCATCACCGCTTACCTGTCGGGCGAAAGCGACACCATTCCCACCGAACTCCCGCAGACGCTCGACCTGCACCTGACCCGCGTGGCGCAGGTGCGTTACGGCGAAAACCCCCACCAGCCCGGCGCGATCTACCGCTGGGGCAATGCGCGGGGGCCGGTCATCGACGCGCAGGTGGTGGCGGGCAAGCCGATGAGCTTCAACAACTACGCCGACGCCGACGCCGCTTGGAGCCTCTGCCAGGAACTCGCCGCGCAGGAGCAGGGCGCGGTGTGCGTGGCCGTCAAACACGCCAACCCCTGCGGCGTGGCGGTGGCCGAGAACGTAGCGACGGCCTGGGAACGCGCCCGTGACGCCGACACCCTCAGCGTGTTCGGCGGCGTGGTGGCGGTCAGCCAGCCGGTGGACTTCGCAGCGGCCCAGAGCATGAAAGGCACCTTCCTCGAAGTCCTGATTGCGCCCGACGTGACCCCCGACGCGGTGGAGTGGTTCGCCGCCAAAAAGCCCGACCTGCGCGTGCTGATTGCGGGACAGAGCGAGGCCGTCAGCGTGCTGGACGTGCGGCCCCTGGCGGGCGGATTCGCCGTGCAGGAGCGTGACCGCCGCCCCTGGGACGACCTGTGCCCCGAAGTCGTGACCGGGCGCCAGCCGACGGAGCAGGAGTGGGACGACCTGCGCTTTGCCTGGGCCGTGGTCAAGGGCGCACGCTCCAACGCCGTCGCCATCTGCAAGGGCGGCGTGACGGTGGGTCTGGGCGCAGGCGCGGTCAGCCGCATCTGGGCCGCCGAACGTGCGGTGCAGAACGCGGGCGAGGGGGCGCAGGGCGCGGTCCTCGCTTCCGAGGCCTTCTTCCCCTTCGACGACGTGGTGCGCCTCGCCGCTGCCGCCGGGGTCACGGCCATCTTGCAACCCGGCGGCGCCAAGCGCGACCCCGAAGTCATCGCCGCCTGCAACGAACTCGGCATCAGCATGGTCTTCACGGGTTCGCGGCATTTCCGGCACTGA
- a CDS encoding bifunctional 5,10-methylenetetrahydrofolate dehydrogenase/5,10-methenyltetrahydrofolate cyclohydrolase — protein MKESEPAAPAALLGKPLADRVMRGVRHDLKTWAQLDPPFRPQLVSVLASDDEASRVYVSSKESRARKLGVDFRAVDLGAGATQEQLEQTLRDLSADPAVHGIVLELPLSKGLDADAALLHIAWRKDVEGLTPANLALIAAGREPEALLPPTPRSIRFLLRDALGDDLRGLRVAVVGPGRTVGRPLLFMLNNKGATVTLCNEHTRDLAGVLAPQDAVVVAVGRAGLLRPDQVQPRHVVIDAGINVQEGGEMVGDAAPGLPVRAQTPVPGGVGPLTSALMYQNLVRGVKLQRGEPVDD, from the coding sequence GTGAAAGAAAGTGAACCTGCAGCGCCCGCCGCCCTGCTCGGCAAGCCGCTGGCCGACCGGGTGATGCGCGGCGTGCGCCACGACCTGAAGACCTGGGCGCAGCTCGACCCCCCCTTCAGGCCCCAACTGGTGAGCGTGCTCGCCTCCGACGACGAGGCGTCGCGGGTGTACGTGAGCAGCAAGGAGAGCCGCGCCCGCAAGCTGGGGGTGGACTTCCGGGCGGTGGACCTGGGCGCGGGAGCCACGCAGGAGCAGCTCGAACAGACCCTGCGCGACCTCTCGGCGGACCCGGCCGTCCACGGCATCGTGCTGGAATTGCCGCTCTCGAAGGGACTGGACGCCGACGCCGCGCTGCTGCATATCGCCTGGCGCAAGGACGTGGAGGGCCTGACCCCCGCCAACCTCGCGCTGATTGCCGCCGGGCGCGAACCGGAGGCGCTGCTGCCGCCCACGCCGCGCAGCATCCGCTTTCTGCTGCGCGACGCGCTGGGCGATGACCTGCGCGGTCTGCGCGTCGCCGTCGTCGGGCCGGGGCGCACGGTGGGCCGCCCGCTGCTGTTCATGCTGAACAACAAGGGGGCCACCGTCACGCTGTGCAACGAACACACCCGCGATCTCGCCGGCGTGCTGGCCCCGCAGGACGCAGTGGTCGTCGCGGTGGGCCGGGCCGGGCTGCTGCGGCCCGATCAGGTGCAGCCCCGGCACGTCGTCATCGACGCCGGAATCAACGTGCAGGAGGGCGGCGAGATGGTGGGCGACGCCGCGCCCGGGCTGCCGGTGCGGGCGCAGACCCCGGTGCCGGGCGGCGTGGGGCCGCTCACCTCGGCGCTGATGTACCAGAACCTCGTGCGCGGCGTGAAGTTGCAGCGCGGGGAGCCGGTGGATGACTGA
- a CDS encoding glycosyltransferase family 4 protein → MTDAAPRGRGRDLTLAVITDAPRVAGSEVWLLDVLPRLLDSGQRATVYCSAAPALDRWAAQLMEKGVAVVRGTGPEALPGLTAGADLRVLQVWDPATYRTLMPRLKAPRSVVIHDQLDYHYGWPLQGTYRAIYRQTKGKHLSGAEQRLTVSRWGAAFLQRELQVPDVQAVPNGVDTDRFSPLPGPEREELRARLGFRRFTVLVPGRFAPEKNQLAAVWAARRTPDIDFVFVGDMDSGGGQLAQRLAQGREHIQFWGRRWDMPDLYRAADVLLQPTLAENQSLVTLEALASGLPIVTTPIPAQRELVQDGQTGLLVAPQPALLAQALRALAAHPAQARQLGAAGRAWVLEHHALARTVEQVARAFAKAARLGAGRA, encoded by the coding sequence ATGACTGACGCGGCGCCGCGTGGCAGGGGGCGTGACCTGACGCTGGCGGTCATCACCGACGCCCCCCGCGTGGCGGGCAGCGAGGTCTGGCTGCTCGACGTGCTGCCTCGCCTGCTCGACTCCGGCCAGCGGGCGACGGTGTACTGCTCGGCGGCCCCCGCGCTCGACCGCTGGGCGGCTCAGCTGATGGAAAAGGGGGTGGCGGTGGTGCGCGGCACTGGGCCGGAGGCGCTGCCCGGCCTCACGGCGGGCGCCGACCTGCGGGTGCTTCAGGTCTGGGACCCGGCGACCTACCGCACCCTCATGCCCCGGCTCAAGGCGCCCCGCAGCGTCGTGATTCACGACCAGCTCGACTACCACTACGGCTGGCCGCTTCAGGGCACCTACCGCGCGATTTATCGCCAGACCAAGGGAAAACACCTGTCCGGGGCCGAGCAACGCCTGACCGTTTCACGCTGGGGCGCGGCCTTTTTGCAGCGGGAGTTGCAGGTGCCGGACGTGCAGGCGGTGCCCAACGGCGTGGACACGGACCGCTTTTCCCCCCTGCCCGGACCCGAGCGCGAGGAGTTGCGGGCCAGGCTGGGCTTTCGCCGCTTCACCGTGCTGGTTCCGGGCCGCTTCGCACCTGAAAAAAACCAGCTGGCCGCTGTCTGGGCCGCGCGGCGCACACCCGACATCGACTTCGTGTTCGTGGGTGACATGGACTCGGGGGGCGGGCAACTGGCACAGCGGCTGGCGCAGGGGCGTGAACACATCCAGTTCTGGGGCCGCCGCTGGGACATGCCCGACCTGTACCGCGCCGCCGACGTGCTGCTGCAACCCACCCTGGCCGAGAACCAGTCTCTGGTGACGCTAGAAGCGCTCGCTTCCGGGCTGCCCATCGTCACCACGCCCATCCCCGCGCAGCGCGAACTGGTGCAGGACGGTCAGACGGGCCTCCTCGTCGCGCCGCAACCCGCGCTGCTGGCCCAGGCGCTCAGGGCGCTGGCGGCCCACCCCGCCCAGGCGCGGCAGCTGGGGGCGGCTGGTCGGGCATGGGTGCTGGAGCATCACGCCCTGGCCCGCACGGTGGAGCAGGTGGCGCGGGCCTTTGCGAAAGCGGCGCGACTGGGCGCGGGCCGGGCCTGA
- a CDS encoding Fur family transcriptional regulator, producing the protein MTASRSTRQRDVIARVLSDAPGPLGVSDVHARAQAELPRLGIATVYRTLRLLTEQRRIHPVLLDGETLYEAAGRGHHHHFSCTRCGRVFTLHSCPVNLPDGAVYPGGFVVEAHEVTLYGQCPKCAAGAAAGG; encoded by the coding sequence ATGACTGCCAGCCGCAGCACCCGCCAGCGTGACGTGATTGCCCGAGTCCTGAGCGACGCGCCCGGTCCACTCGGGGTGTCCGACGTTCACGCGCGTGCCCAGGCCGAATTGCCCCGGTTGGGGATCGCCACGGTGTACCGCACCCTCAGGCTGCTGACCGAGCAGCGCCGCATCCATCCCGTTTTGCTCGATGGCGAAACCCTGTACGAAGCGGCGGGCCGGGGGCACCACCACCATTTCAGCTGCACGCGCTGTGGCCGGGTGTTCACCCTGCACTCCTGCCCGGTCAACCTGCCCGACGGTGCCGTCTACCCTGGCGGCTTCGTGGTGGAGGCCCATGAGGTCACGCTCTACGGTCAGTGCCCGAAGTGCGCGGCGGGCGCAGCGGCAGGCGGCTGA
- a CDS encoding phage holin family protein, with protein MEERKSMGSALVDVFDAGVVLVKSEINALGRKVGEIAKAKGIGVVLLLAALGPLLLGLIFLILAVFYGLMRLGLAAWAAALVIALVSLAITGALIALGLKKLSSEVDTEMPRRPVNMGSSESQGAQSVGGQAAGGQSAHGVPATSLKYSVPAAAAAPAVSAGTYGGSHSDVSYSSVAHSGAVSGSVQPSVEGAARVPVYESDADGRAHMYGDRLNEKLDGDHHHDPNLQNPVVLRDAPGIAVSTTPTFREDMRREGLSVDDVPPTDPQQTKPGQGGH; from the coding sequence ATGGAAGAACGCAAGAGTATGGGAAGCGCACTGGTCGACGTGTTCGACGCGGGCGTGGTTCTCGTCAAGTCCGAAATCAACGCGCTGGGCCGCAAGGTCGGGGAAATTGCCAAGGCCAAGGGCATCGGCGTCGTGTTGCTGCTCGCCGCGCTCGGGCCGCTGCTGCTGGGCCTGATTTTCCTGATCCTGGCCGTGTTCTACGGTCTGATGCGTCTGGGCCTCGCTGCCTGGGCCGCCGCACTGGTCATCGCACTCGTCAGCCTCGCCATCACCGGCGCCCTGATCGCCCTGGGCCTGAAAAAGCTCAGCTCCGAGGTGGACACCGAAATGCCCCGCCGCCCGGTCAACATGGGCAGCTCCGAATCCCAGGGCGCCCAGTCTGTGGGTGGTCAGGCCGCAGGTGGCCAGTCCGCTCACGGCGTGCCCGCCACCTCGCTGAAGTACTCCGTGCCCGCTGCGGCGGCGGCGCCCGCCGTGTCTGCTGGCACTTACGGTGGCTCTCACAGTGATGTGTCCTACAGCAGCGTGGCCCACAGCGGTGCGGTGTCGGGCAGCGTGCAGCCCTCGGTGGAAGGCGCCGCTCGCGTCCCCGTCTACGAGAGCGACGCCGATGGCCGCGCCCACATGTACGGCGACCGCCTCAACGAGAAGCTGGACGGCGACCACCACCACGACCCCAACCTGCAAAACCCCGTCGTGCTGCGTGACGCCCCCGGCATCGCCGTGAGCACCACCCCCACCTTCCGCGAAGACATGCGCCGCGAGGGACTGAGCGTGGATGACGTGCCCCCCACCGACCCCCAGCAGACCAAACCCGGTCAGGGAGGCCACTGA
- a CDS encoding phytoene/squalene synthase family protein, protein MTEFSPALPSTELCRPPLAQAVQFCRDLTRHHSKTFYLGSRLFSPPERAAVWAVYAACRAGDDIVDEAGSGDSGHELREWRGRIDAAFAGHPADDPISRALAWAVAHYPIPHSAFAELHEGLNMDLRGHEYHELDDLLLYCRRVAGVVGFMVAPISGYRGGAETLHYALQLGQAMQLTNVLRDVGEDLGRGRVYLPQSLLAEYGLSRAALERCRQGEPLGPGYRALMRHLGDLAREGYAEGRAGIPRLEGRGPLAVLTAARAYEGILDDLERAGYDNFGRRAYVSGRRKLLMLPQAWWELRTLDAAHG, encoded by the coding sequence GTGACGGAATTTTCGCCTGCCCTGCCCAGCACCGAACTGTGCCGCCCCCCACTGGCACAGGCGGTGCAGTTTTGCCGGGACCTGACGCGCCACCACAGCAAGACCTTCTACCTGGGGTCGCGCCTGTTTTCTCCGCCCGAGCGGGCCGCCGTGTGGGCGGTGTACGCCGCCTGCCGCGCCGGGGACGACATCGTGGACGAAGCGGGCAGCGGGGACAGCGGGCACGAACTGCGCGAGTGGCGCGGCCGCATCGACGCGGCGTTCGCGGGGCACCCGGCAGACGACCCCATCAGCCGGGCGCTGGCCTGGGCGGTGGCCCACTACCCCATTCCGCACAGCGCCTTTGCCGAACTGCACGAGGGCCTGAACATGGACCTGCGCGGCCACGAGTACCACGAGCTGGACGACCTGCTGCTCTACTGCCGGCGGGTGGCCGGGGTGGTGGGCTTCATGGTCGCGCCCATCAGCGGCTACCGGGGCGGCGCCGAAACCCTTCACTACGCCCTGCAACTCGGGCAGGCGATGCAGCTCACCAATGTCCTGCGCGACGTGGGCGAGGACCTGGGACGGGGGCGGGTCTACCTGCCGCAGAGCCTGCTGGCCGAGTACGGCCTGTCCCGCGCCGCGCTCGAACGCTGCCGCCAGGGTGAACCCCTCGGCCCCGGCTACCGCGCCCTGATGCGGCACCTCGGCGACCTGGCCCGCGAGGGGTACGCCGAGGGCCGCGCCGGGATTCCCCGGCTGGAAGGACGCGGCCCGCTGGCGGTGCTGACCGCCGCCCGCGCCTACGAGGGCATTCTCGACGACCTGGAGCGTGCCGGATACGACAACTTTGGTCGCCGCGCCTACGTGAGCGGACGGCGCAAGCTGCTGATGCTGCCGCAGGCGTGGTGGGAACTGCGGACGCTGGACGCCGCCCACGGCTGA